Proteins encoded by one window of Hafnia alvei:
- the aaeA gene encoding p-hydroxybenzoic acid efflux pump subunit AaeA: MIKMTRIAITVIIVIVAAIAVFKAWAFYTESPWTRDAKFTADVVAIAPDVSGLLSDVPIHDNQLVKKGQILFVIDQPRYQEALNQAEADVRYYQTLVSEKAKEAGRRVRLGVQAMSQEEIDQSSNMLATVRQQLAKAQSTRDLAKLDLERTVVRAPADGWVTNLNVHQGEFINRGAKAVALVKKGTFYILAYMEETKLDGIQRGDRVEITPLGSNRILYGTVDSVSAGVNNKSSTADSKGLATVDSNLEWVRLAQRVPVKILLDNKEQETPYPAGTTATVVVSNQQDVERKSSSPIVQLLHRLREFG; encoded by the coding sequence ATGATAAAAATGACCCGCATCGCTATCACCGTGATTATCGTGATAGTAGCGGCAATTGCCGTGTTTAAAGCATGGGCCTTTTATACCGAATCCCCCTGGACGCGTGATGCCAAATTCACCGCCGACGTCGTTGCCATTGCGCCAGACGTCAGTGGCCTGCTATCGGACGTGCCTATTCATGATAACCAGTTGGTGAAGAAAGGGCAGATTCTGTTTGTTATCGATCAGCCACGTTATCAAGAAGCGCTAAATCAGGCTGAAGCCGATGTGCGCTACTACCAAACTCTGGTCAGTGAAAAAGCGAAAGAGGCTGGGCGTCGTGTACGTTTAGGTGTTCAGGCGATGTCTCAAGAAGAGATCGACCAGTCAAGCAATATGCTGGCAACGGTGCGTCAGCAGTTGGCTAAAGCACAGTCAACGCGCGATCTGGCAAAACTGGATCTAGAACGTACCGTGGTGCGTGCACCGGCCGATGGTTGGGTCACCAACCTAAACGTTCATCAGGGCGAGTTCATTAACCGTGGGGCTAAGGCAGTCGCGCTGGTGAAAAAAGGCACCTTCTATATTCTGGCCTACATGGAAGAAACCAAACTCGACGGCATCCAGCGCGGCGATCGCGTGGAGATTACGCCGCTAGGCAGTAACCGTATCCTTTACGGCACCGTAGACAGCGTATCTGCAGGGGTGAATAACAAAAGCTCTACCGCGGATAGCAAAGGCTTGGCGACCGTTGACTCTAACCTTGAATGGGTTCGTTTGGCGCAGCGTGTTCCGGTGAAAATTCTGCTCGACAACAAAGAGCAAGAAACGCCTTATCCGGCTGGGACAACGGCCACCGTGGTAGTGAGCAACCAGCAAGACGTTGAGCGTAAATCATCATCGCCGATTGTGCAGTTGCTACATCGTCTGCGTGAATTTGGTTAA
- the pyrI gene encoding aspartate carbamoyltransferase regulatory subunit: MTHDNKLQVEAIKRGTVIDHIPAQVGFKLLTLFKLTETDQRITIGLNLPSNAQGRKDLIKIENVFLTEEQVNQLSIYAPKATVNRIDNYEVVLKLTPTLPEQIDHVLDCPNSNCISRSEPVSSSFKVRVRQDEVLLKCKYCEKEFEHHAVMQGI, from the coding sequence ATGACACACGATAATAAATTACAGGTAGAAGCGATTAAACGTGGCACGGTGATTGACCATATTCCAGCGCAGGTTGGCTTCAAACTATTAACGTTGTTCAAACTCACCGAGACCGATCAGCGCATTACTATCGGCTTAAACCTGCCTTCGAATGCGCAGGGCCGTAAAGACCTGATTAAAATCGAGAACGTCTTTTTGACCGAAGAGCAGGTCAACCAACTCTCGATTTATGCGCCAAAAGCGACGGTAAACCGCATCGATAACTACGAAGTGGTTCTTAAGCTCACGCCGACGCTGCCAGAGCAGATTGACCACGTATTGGACTGCCCAAACAGCAACTGTATCAGCCGCAGCGAACCGGTGTCTTCCAGCTTTAAAGTTCGCGTGCGCCAAGATGAAGTGTTATTGAAGTGTAAGTACTGTGAAAAAGAGTTTGAACATCATGCCGTAATGCAGGGTATTTAG
- the aaeR gene encoding HTH-type transcriptional activator AaeR: MERLKRMAVFAKVVECGSFTSAGRQLEMSVSSISQTISKLENELNIKLLNRSTRSIGLTEAGKIYYQGCRKMLLEAQEVHEQIYAFNNTPTGTLRIGSSSTMAQNVLAPMTTRMLREYPGLSIDLVTGVPAPDLIADGLDLVVRVGALQDSSLFSKRLGSMPMVVCAAKSYLQQHGTPEKPADITSFSWLTYSVRPDSEFELIAPEGQTLHLSPQGRFVTNDSQTLIRWLSEGVGIAYVPLMWVIEEIKRGEVEILFSRYQSDPRPVYALHTQKDKLPLKVQVCINYLSEYFTKVGEIYQDYRQEE; this comes from the coding sequence ATGGAACGACTTAAGCGCATGGCCGTGTTTGCCAAAGTAGTTGAATGCGGCTCCTTTACTAGCGCAGGACGCCAGCTTGAGATGAGCGTTTCGTCCATAAGCCAAACCATTTCCAAGCTGGAAAATGAGCTGAATATTAAGCTACTCAACCGCAGCACGCGCAGCATTGGTTTAACCGAGGCAGGGAAAATTTATTATCAAGGCTGCCGGAAAATGTTGCTTGAGGCGCAAGAAGTCCACGAACAGATTTACGCTTTCAACAATACGCCAACGGGCACCTTACGTATCGGTAGTTCATCCACCATGGCACAAAATGTATTGGCGCCAATGACGACCAGAATGCTGCGTGAATATCCAGGATTATCGATTGATTTAGTCACCGGTGTACCTGCACCAGACCTTATCGCTGACGGGCTCGATCTGGTGGTGCGTGTGGGTGCATTACAAGACTCTAGCCTTTTCTCTAAGCGCCTAGGCTCTATGCCAATGGTGGTCTGCGCAGCAAAAAGCTACCTTCAGCAGCACGGAACGCCAGAAAAACCCGCAGACATCACCAGTTTTAGCTGGTTAACCTACAGCGTTCGCCCCGACAGTGAATTTGAGCTGATTGCGCCAGAAGGGCAAACCCTGCATCTCTCGCCTCAGGGCCGCTTCGTCACCAATGACTCACAAACGCTCATCCGCTGGCTGAGTGAAGGCGTGGGAATTGCCTACGTGCCACTGATGTGGGTCATCGAAGAGATAAAACGCGGTGAAGTTGAAATTCTCTTCAGCCGTTACCAATCCGATCCAAGGCCGGTTTACGCCTTACATACCCAAAAAGATAAGCTGCCGCTCAAGGTGCAGGTTTGTATTAACTACCTCAGTGAATACTTCACCAAGGTTGGGGAGATTTATCAGGATTATCGGCAGGAGGAGTGA
- the ridA gene encoding 2-iminobutanoate/2-iminopropanoate deaminase produces MSRIISTENAPAAIGPYVQGVDLGSMIITSGQIPVNPKNGQVAEDVSAQARQSLENVQAIVEAAGLKVSDIVKTTVFVKDLNDFATVNATYEAFFTEHNAPFPARSCVEVARLPKDVKIEIEAIAVRR; encoded by the coding sequence ATGTCACGCATCATCAGTACAGAGAACGCACCTGCCGCCATCGGTCCTTATGTTCAGGGCGTTGATCTGGGTAGCATGATCATCACTTCTGGTCAGATCCCTGTGAACCCGAAGAATGGTCAGGTTGCTGAAGACGTTTCCGCACAGGCGCGCCAGTCTCTGGAAAACGTGCAGGCTATCGTTGAAGCTGCTGGTCTGAAAGTATCAGATATTGTGAAAACGACCGTTTTCGTTAAAGATCTGAATGACTTTGCGACCGTTAACGCGACCTACGAAGCGTTCTTCACTGAGCATAATGCGCCGTTCCCAGCGCGTTCATGCGTTGAAGTTGCACGTCTGCCTAAAGACGTGAAAATTGAAATCGAAGCGATCGCAGTACGTCGCTAA
- the aaeX gene encoding p-hydroxybenzoic acid efflux pump operon protein AaeX: MGLLPVMVVFGLSFPPVFFELLVALLLFLLFRRVLQPTGIYDFVWHPALFNTALYCCLFYLITCLFV, from the coding sequence ATGGGGCTGCTACCGGTAATGGTCGTTTTTGGCCTGTCCTTTCCACCGGTGTTTTTTGAACTGCTGGTGGCTTTGCTGCTGTTTTTACTGTTCCGGCGGGTATTACAGCCGACGGGGATCTACGATTTTGTTTGGCATCCGGCGTTGTTTAATACCGCGTTGTACTGCTGTTTGTTCTACTTGATTACCTGCTTATTTGTCTGA
- the aaeB gene encoding p-hydroxybenzoic acid efflux pump subunit AaeB, which produces MNNGGMFLRLRFACKLAFAIVLALFLGFHLQLETPRWSVLTAAIVAAGPAFAAGGEPFSGAIRHRGWLRIIGTFIGSIGGLLIMMLFIRAPLVMMLLCCAWAGICTWISSLVRVENSYAFGLAGYTALIIVVTTATEPLLSPLYAVERCSEIVLGIVCAVLADIIFSPRSIKSDIDRVVSSLIVDQFRLLQMCVRPDERDVLDKSWNDLVKGTNALNGMRSNLMLESTRWVRVNRRLKALNTVSLTLITQACETFFISSNAPERIPSEMQVLILEPVETIGDVHKRMKQLRQLLSMQPTDSVPLTISSWIGAATRYLLLAKGVHTNSSISSVEENILEGEYVVKPASAERHHAMINGLRTWAATSIGAMFWLWTGWTSGSGCMVMIAVVTALAMRTPNPRMASIDFLLGTIMALPIGSLFYMLILPATQQSMLLLCISLGLMAFVIGLEVQKRRLGSLGTLASTINIMVLSNPMSFPVSSFLDNAIGQIIGCFVAMIVLFLIRDRSKARTGRALLNGFVYSAVSALTTNQARRNENHLPALYQQLFQLLNLFPNDIAKYRLALTLIIAHQRLRNAPIPVNQELSDFHKQIRATANKVISAGGDSKRRGYFFRLLDELNQYQERLVHYQAPYTVTIPVKRLSTMLEKYQHALID; this is translated from the coding sequence ATGAATAATGGTGGCATGTTTTTGCGCTTACGTTTTGCCTGTAAGTTAGCATTTGCTATCGTGCTGGCGCTGTTTCTTGGCTTTCATTTGCAACTGGAAACACCGCGCTGGTCGGTTTTAACCGCGGCTATTGTCGCCGCAGGCCCGGCGTTTGCCGCGGGTGGCGAACCTTTCTCTGGCGCGATCCGTCACCGTGGTTGGCTACGTATTATCGGGACATTTATCGGCTCGATTGGCGGTTTGCTGATCATGATGTTGTTTATCCGTGCGCCGCTGGTGATGATGCTCCTGTGCTGCGCATGGGCGGGCATATGTACATGGATCTCTTCGCTGGTACGCGTGGAGAACTCTTATGCCTTTGGTTTGGCGGGCTATACCGCGCTTATTATCGTGGTGACAACGGCAACGGAACCCTTGTTGAGCCCGCTGTATGCGGTTGAGCGCTGTAGTGAAATCGTATTAGGGATCGTGTGTGCGGTGCTGGCCGACATTATCTTTTCGCCACGTTCTATCAAAAGTGATATCGACCGCGTGGTGAGCTCGCTCATCGTCGATCAATTCCGATTACTGCAAATGTGCGTTCGGCCTGACGAGCGAGACGTGCTGGATAAGTCGTGGAACGATTTAGTGAAAGGCACCAACGCGCTCAATGGGATGCGCAGCAATCTGATGTTGGAATCCACTCGGTGGGTGCGTGTAAACCGCCGTTTGAAAGCGTTGAACACCGTTTCTTTAACGCTGATCACGCAGGCCTGTGAAACCTTCTTTATCAGCTCAAATGCACCGGAGCGTATCCCTAGCGAAATGCAGGTTCTGATCCTCGAGCCGGTAGAAACTATCGGTGATGTTCACAAACGGATGAAACAGCTGCGTCAGTTGCTATCGATGCAGCCCACGGACTCGGTGCCGCTAACCATCAGCAGTTGGATTGGCGCCGCTACGCGCTACTTGCTCTTGGCAAAAGGGGTGCATACCAACAGCAGTATCAGCTCGGTAGAAGAAAATATTCTGGAAGGCGAGTATGTGGTCAAACCCGCCTCCGCAGAGCGCCATCATGCGATGATCAACGGCCTGCGTACGTGGGCAGCTACGTCCATTGGTGCAATGTTCTGGCTATGGACCGGTTGGACATCCGGCAGTGGCTGTATGGTTATGATTGCCGTTGTGACCGCGCTGGCGATGCGCACGCCGAACCCACGCATGGCATCGATTGATTTCCTGTTAGGCACGATTATGGCGCTGCCGATAGGCTCGCTGTTTTACATGCTAATCCTTCCCGCGACCCAGCAAAGCATGTTGTTGCTGTGTATTAGTTTGGGGCTGATGGCGTTTGTTATCGGTTTGGAAGTGCAAAAACGTCGTTTAGGATCGCTGGGGACCTTGGCTTCGACGATTAACATCATGGTGTTAAGCAATCCGATGTCGTTTCCGGTAAGCAGCTTTTTAGACAACGCGATTGGCCAGATCATCGGCTGCTTTGTGGCGATGATCGTGCTGTTCTTGATCCGCGATCGTTCAAAAGCTCGGACAGGACGCGCCTTACTCAATGGTTTTGTGTACAGCGCGGTATCGGCGTTAACCACCAATCAGGCGCGGCGCAATGAAAACCATTTACCGGCGCTGTACCAACAGCTCTTCCAGCTGTTGAATCTGTTCCCGAATGACATTGCTAAATACCGTTTGGCGCTGACGTTGATCATCGCCCACCAGCGTTTACGCAATGCGCCGATTCCGGTCAACCAAGAGCTGTCCGATTTCCATAAACAGATACGTGCGACCGCCAATAAGGTGATTTCAGCAGGTGGCGACAGCAAGCGAAGAGGATACTTTTTCCGCTTGTTAGACGAACTGAATCAGTATCAGGAACGCTTGGTACACTATCAGGCTCCGTACACTGTTACGATCCCGGTCAAACGGCTATCGACCATGTTGGAAAAATACCAGCATGCGCTAATTGATTAA
- the nit1 gene encoding deaminated glutathione amidase, giving the protein MRNANIALLQLCSGDNTRSNLAQIEQQIKQLNNNIKLVMTPENALLFADSKAYHEQAEQEGKGPLQDAIRDMARRYGVWILIGSMPLISREDSKQITASSLLFDDQGELKARYDKLHMFDVDIKDTHGHYRESDTYQHGEHLTVVDTPVGKLGMTICYDLRFPGLFQALRDKGAEIISVPAAFTRVTGESHWEILLRARAIETQCYILAPAQVGRHGATRRTWGHTMAVDGWGNVIEQNADLVMPIKVKVNTHSLENIRTQMPVAQHNRFQPKLVNPLDQ; this is encoded by the coding sequence ATGAGGAATGCAAATATTGCTTTATTGCAACTGTGCAGCGGAGATAACACCCGTTCGAATCTGGCGCAAATAGAACAGCAAATCAAGCAGTTGAATAACAATATCAAGCTGGTGATGACGCCAGAAAACGCACTGTTGTTTGCTGATTCGAAAGCCTATCACGAGCAGGCCGAGCAAGAAGGCAAAGGCCCGTTGCAGGATGCTATTCGTGATATGGCGCGCCGTTACGGGGTGTGGATCCTGATTGGCTCAATGCCGCTAATTAGCCGTGAAGACAGCAAGCAAATCACTGCCAGCAGCCTGTTGTTTGACGATCAAGGCGAGCTGAAAGCGCGTTACGATAAGCTGCATATGTTTGATGTTGATATTAAAGATACGCATGGTCACTACCGTGAATCTGATACCTATCAGCACGGTGAACATCTGACCGTGGTCGATACCCCAGTGGGAAAATTGGGTATGACTATCTGTTACGATCTGCGTTTCCCCGGTTTATTCCAAGCGTTGCGTGATAAAGGCGCCGAAATTATTTCCGTGCCTGCGGCGTTTACCCGCGTAACTGGGGAATCTCATTGGGAAATCTTGCTGCGTGCTCGCGCAATTGAAACTCAGTGCTATATTTTGGCTCCGGCTCAGGTTGGTCGTCATGGCGCAACGCGCCGTACGTGGGGACATACCATGGCGGTGGATGGCTGGGGCAATGTTATTGAACAGAATGCCGATTTGGTCATGCCGATTAAAGTGAAGGTGAATACTCACTCACTTGAAAATATTCGCACCCAGATGCCGGTCGCACAACACAACCGATTCCAGCCGAAGCTGGTTAATCCTTTGGATCAATAA
- the pyrB gene encoding aspartate carbamoyltransferase, with protein sequence MANPLYNKDIISINDLNREELELVLRTAASLKANPQPELLKHKVIASLFFEASTRTRLSFETSMHRLGASVVGFSDSSNTSLGKKGETLADTISVISTYVDAIVMRHPQEGAARLATEFCGSIPVVNAGDGSNQHPTQTLLDLFTIQETQGRLNNINIAMVGDLKYGRTVHSLTQALAKFEGNRFYFIAPEALAMPAYILKMLDEKGIQYSLHTSIEEVMPELDILYMTRVQKERLDPSEYVNVKSQFVLRAVSLEGARDNMKVLHPLPRIDEITNDVDKTPYAYYFQQAGNGIFARQALLALVLNAELNF encoded by the coding sequence ATGGCTAATCCGTTGTATAACAAAGATATCATCTCCATAAACGATCTGAATCGTGAGGAACTGGAGCTGGTATTACGTACTGCTGCAAGCCTGAAGGCGAATCCGCAGCCAGAATTGTTGAAACACAAAGTGATTGCCAGCCTGTTCTTCGAGGCCTCAACGCGTACCCGTCTCTCCTTTGAAACCTCCATGCATCGCCTCGGTGCTTCGGTCGTGGGTTTCTCCGACAGCAGCAATACGTCGCTGGGTAAGAAAGGCGAAACGCTGGCGGATACCATTTCGGTTATCAGCACCTACGTGGACGCCATTGTGATGCGTCACCCGCAGGAAGGTGCGGCACGACTGGCTACTGAGTTTTGTGGTTCGATTCCGGTCGTTAACGCGGGTGATGGTTCGAACCAACATCCAACCCAAACGCTGCTCGACCTGTTTACTATCCAGGAAACGCAGGGACGTTTGAATAACATCAATATCGCAATGGTCGGTGACCTAAAATATGGCCGCACCGTACACTCATTGACGCAGGCGTTGGCGAAGTTTGAAGGAAATCGCTTCTATTTCATCGCGCCAGAGGCTTTGGCGATGCCCGCATATATCTTGAAGATGCTGGATGAAAAAGGCATTCAATACAGCCTGCATACCAGTATCGAAGAAGTGATGCCGGAGCTGGATATTCTGTACATGACCCGCGTACAGAAAGAGCGCTTGGACCCGTCTGAATACGTCAACGTGAAGTCTCAGTTTGTGCTGCGCGCTGTGTCCTTAGAAGGCGCTCGCGACAACATGAAAGTGCTGCATCCTCTGCCACGTATTGATGAAATCACCAACGACGTTGATAAAACGCCGTATGCCTATTATTTCCAGCAGGCAGGAAACGGCATCTTTGCCCGTCAGGCTTTGTTGGCTCTGGTTTTGAATGCTGAACTGAACTTTTAA
- the tldD gene encoding metalloprotease TldD, with protein MSLTFVSEQLLAANKLSHRDLFSVLGTLAERQLDYADLYFQSSYHESWVIEDRIIKDGSYNIDQGVGVRAISGEKTGFAYADQITLNALNQSAQAARSIVREQGNGKVHTLGNVPYSLLYPAIDPLQSLPREEKIALLHRVDNIARAEDPRVQEVSASITGVYELILVAATDGTLAADVRPLVRLSVSVLVEEDGRRERGSSGGGGRSGYEYFLELVDGDVRADAFAKEAVRMALVNLSAVAAPAGSMPVVLGAGWPGVLLHEAVGHGLEGDFNRRGTSVFSGQMGQLVASELCTVVDDGTISGRRGSLAIDDEGVPGQYNVLIENGILKGFMQDKMNARLMGLAPTGNGRRESYAHLPMPRMTNTYMLAGKSSPQDIISSVEYGLYAPNFAGGQVDITSGKFVFSTSEAYLIENGKITKPVKGATLIGSGIEAMQQISMVGNDLALDKGVGVCGKEGQSVPVGVGQPTLKLDSMTVGGTA; from the coding sequence ATGAGTCTGACGTTCGTTAGTGAGCAGCTATTGGCTGCTAACAAACTGAGTCATCGAGATCTGTTTTCAGTATTGGGTACACTGGCTGAACGTCAGCTTGACTACGCCGATCTCTATTTCCAGTCCAGTTACCATGAGTCTTGGGTGATTGAAGACCGTATCATTAAAGACGGTTCTTACAATATCGATCAGGGCGTTGGCGTGCGCGCTATTAGCGGTGAGAAGACCGGCTTCGCCTACGCTGACCAGATTACCCTTAATGCGCTGAATCAAAGCGCACAGGCGGCGCGTAGCATTGTACGTGAACAGGGTAATGGCAAAGTTCATACCTTGGGCAACGTGCCTTATAGCTTGCTGTATCCCGCCATTGATCCGCTGCAAAGCCTGCCGCGTGAAGAGAAAATTGCTCTGCTGCATCGCGTTGATAATATTGCGCGTGCGGAAGATCCCCGTGTGCAGGAAGTGTCTGCCAGCATTACTGGGGTGTATGAGTTAATTCTGGTGGCTGCAACAGATGGCACTTTGGCGGCAGATGTTCGCCCGCTGGTGCGTCTTTCTGTCAGCGTGCTGGTAGAAGAGGATGGTCGCCGTGAACGTGGTTCAAGCGGCGGCGGTGGTCGTTCTGGCTACGAATATTTCCTCGAGCTCGTCGATGGTGATGTGCGTGCCGATGCTTTTGCCAAAGAAGCGGTACGTATGGCGCTAGTAAACCTGTCTGCGGTGGCGGCTCCAGCCGGTTCAATGCCGGTCGTGCTTGGCGCAGGCTGGCCGGGCGTGCTGTTGCATGAAGCGGTTGGTCATGGCTTAGAAGGTGATTTTAATCGTCGTGGTACGTCGGTGTTCAGTGGCCAGATGGGGCAACTGGTAGCCTCCGAACTGTGTACCGTTGTCGATGACGGCACGATTAGTGGACGTCGTGGCTCTCTGGCAATCGACGATGAAGGCGTTCCAGGTCAATACAACGTACTGATTGAAAACGGCATTCTGAAAGGCTTTATGCAGGATAAAATGAATGCTCGCCTGATGGGGCTTGCGCCAACCGGTAACGGTCGTCGTGAATCTTATGCGCATCTGCCAATGCCGCGCATGACCAATACCTATATGTTGGCGGGCAAATCATCGCCGCAGGATATTATTTCCAGCGTTGAATATGGCCTATATGCGCCGAATTTTGCTGGTGGTCAGGTCGATATTACGTCGGGTAAATTTGTCTTCTCTACGTCAGAGGCTTATCTGATTGAGAATGGCAAAATCACCAAGCCGGTGAAAGGCGCAACGCTGATTGGTTCAGGCATTGAAGCCATGCAGCAGATTTCTATGGTCGGTAACGATCTGGCGCTGGATAAAGGCGTTGGCGTATGCGGCAAAGAAGGACAGAGCGTGCCGGTTGGCGTTGGTCAGCCAACGCTGAAGCTGGATTCAATGACGGTGGGGGGAACGGCGTAA